From Eleftheria terrae, the proteins below share one genomic window:
- the dnaB gene encoding replicative DNA helicase gives MSALLSSSDFGRPQGPAQDDEVAKLRIPPHSVEAEQSVLGGLLIDNGAWDRAGDMLSEADFYRFEHRLIYSAIAGLMNASKPADVITVYEQLQSLGKAEECGGLVYLNALAQSVPSAANLGRYAEIVRERSVLRKLVSASDEIATAAFNPQGRPVSAILDEAEGKIFRIGEEGSRSKQGFHSMDQLVVDLLDRVQELAENGAEDVTGVRTGFVDLDRMTAGLQPGDLIILAARPSMGKTAFALNIGEHVAVAEGLPVVVFSMEMGAAQLALRVVGSLGRIDQSHLRTGSLRDDEWSRLSEAVEKLRNANIFIDETPGLSPTELRARARRQARQCGQLGLIIIDYLQLMSGNGGGSEENRATVIGEISRGLKALAKELRCPVIALSQLNRSVETRTDKRPMMSDLRESGAIEQDADVIMFIYRDEYYTKEACKEPGVSEIIIGKQRNGPVGTVKLAFLKPLTKFENLAPGYTGPDDY, from the coding sequence ATGTCCGCATTACTCTCCAGCTCCGACTTCGGCCGTCCGCAAGGGCCAGCGCAGGACGATGAAGTTGCCAAGCTCCGCATCCCGCCGCATTCGGTCGAGGCCGAGCAAAGCGTGCTGGGCGGCTTGCTGATCGACAACGGCGCCTGGGATCGTGCCGGCGACATGCTCAGCGAGGCCGACTTCTACCGCTTCGAGCACCGCCTGATCTACAGCGCCATCGCCGGCCTGATGAATGCCAGCAAGCCGGCCGACGTGATCACCGTCTACGAGCAGCTGCAAAGCCTCGGCAAGGCCGAGGAGTGCGGCGGGCTGGTGTACCTGAACGCGCTGGCGCAGAGCGTGCCGAGCGCGGCCAACCTGGGCCGCTATGCCGAGATCGTTCGGGAGCGCTCGGTGTTGCGCAAGCTGGTCTCGGCCAGCGACGAGATCGCCACGGCCGCGTTCAACCCGCAAGGCCGGCCGGTGTCGGCGATCCTCGATGAGGCCGAGGGCAAGATCTTCCGCATCGGTGAGGAGGGCTCGCGCTCGAAGCAGGGCTTCCACTCGATGGACCAGCTGGTGGTGGACCTGCTCGACCGGGTGCAGGAGCTGGCCGAGAACGGCGCCGAGGACGTCACCGGCGTGCGCACCGGCTTTGTCGACCTGGACCGCATGACGGCTGGCCTGCAGCCGGGCGACCTGATCATCCTGGCGGCCCGACCCTCGATGGGCAAGACCGCATTCGCGCTCAACATCGGTGAGCATGTGGCGGTGGCCGAGGGGCTGCCGGTGGTGGTGTTCTCGATGGAAATGGGCGCCGCCCAGCTCGCGCTGCGGGTGGTCGGCTCGCTGGGGCGCATCGATCAATCGCACCTGCGGACCGGCTCGCTGCGTGACGACGAATGGTCGCGCCTGTCCGAGGCGGTCGAGAAGCTGCGCAATGCCAATATCTTCATCGACGAGACGCCCGGCCTGAGCCCGACCGAGCTGCGCGCACGCGCCCGCCGGCAGGCGCGCCAGTGCGGGCAGCTGGGACTCATCATCATCGACTACCTGCAGCTGATGAGTGGCAATGGCGGCGGCAGCGAGGAGAACCGCGCCACCGTCATCGGCGAGATCTCGCGGGGCCTGAAGGCGCTGGCCAAGGAACTGCGCTGCCCGGTGATCGCCCTGTCGCAGCTCAACCGCAGCGTGGAGACCCGCACCGACAAGCGCCCCATGATGAGCGACTTGCGCGAGTCGGGCGCCATCGAGCAGGACGCGGACGTGATCATGTTCATCTACCGCGACGAGTACTACACCAAGGAAGCCTGCAAGGAGCCGGGCGTCTCCGAGATCATCATCGGCAAGCAGCGGAACGGCCCGGTGGGCACGGTGAAGCTGGCCTTCCTGAAGCCGCTGACGAAGTTCGAGAACCTGGCGCCGGGCTATACCGGGCCGGACGACTACTGA
- the rpsR gene encoding 30S ribosomal protein S18 yields MPPPRGKFSKDRKGKRNQQSLLFKRKRFCRFTVAGVEEIDYKDVDTLRDFIGENGKIIPARLTGTRAIYQRQLSTAIKRARFLAMLPYSDQHKV; encoded by the coding sequence ATGCCCCCACCCCGTGGTAAGTTTTCGAAGGACCGCAAAGGCAAGCGCAACCAGCAATCGCTGCTGTTCAAGCGCAAGCGCTTCTGCCGCTTCACCGTCGCCGGCGTCGAAGAGATCGACTACAAGGATGTCGACACGCTGCGTGACTTCATCGGCGAAAACGGCAAGATCATTCCGGCTCGCCTGACCGGCACCCGTGCGATCTACCAACGCCAGCTGTCCACCGCCATCAAGCGTGCCCGCTTCCTGGCCATGCTGCCGTACAGCGACCAGCACAAGGTCTAA
- the rplI gene encoding 50S ribosomal protein L9, with protein sequence MQVILLEKVANLGNLGDIVKVKDGYARNFLIPTRAARRATEAAIKEFEAKRAELEKVAGEKLSAAQAQGEKLGGKTVQVAQKAGVDGRLFGSVTNADIAESLKKQGFEVAKSQVRLPTGPLKNVGEHTVSVALHTDVVVDITVAVVAAQD encoded by the coding sequence ATGCAAGTGATCCTGCTGGAAAAAGTGGCCAACCTCGGCAACCTGGGCGACATCGTCAAGGTCAAGGACGGCTACGCCCGCAACTTCCTGATCCCGACCCGTGCCGCACGCCGTGCGACCGAAGCCGCGATCAAGGAATTCGAAGCCAAGCGCGCCGAACTTGAAAAAGTGGCCGGCGAAAAGCTGAGCGCTGCGCAAGCCCAAGGCGAGAAGCTGGGCGGCAAGACCGTCCAGGTCGCACAGAAGGCCGGCGTCGACGGCCGCCTGTTCGGCTCGGTGACCAACGCCGACATCGCTGAAAGCCTGAAGAAGCAAGGCTTCGAGGTGGCCAAGTCGCAAGTGCGCCTGCCCACCGGTCCGCTGAAGAACGTCGGCGAGCACACCGTGTCGGTGGCGCTGCATACCGATGTCGTGGTCGACATCACCGTGGCGGTGGTTGCTGCGCAGGACTGA
- a CDS encoding Mth938-like domain-containing protein — MKLQPDRIDSANVIGAHGPEGVTINGQLHTRSILVPHTGGIEDWPCSDPLQLTAEHFEQVARLQPEVVLFGSGPRLRFPRPEALRPLVERGIGMETMDTAAACRTYNVLISEGRSVVAALLLAAPA, encoded by the coding sequence GTGAAGCTGCAACCCGACCGCATCGACTCTGCCAATGTCATCGGCGCCCACGGGCCCGAAGGCGTCACCATCAATGGCCAGCTGCACACCCGCAGCATCCTGGTGCCACACACCGGCGGCATTGAGGACTGGCCCTGCAGCGATCCCCTGCAGTTGACAGCCGAGCACTTCGAGCAGGTGGCCCGGCTGCAGCCCGAGGTGGTGCTGTTCGGCAGTGGCCCGCGCCTGCGCTTTCCTCGACCCGAGGCGCTGCGCCCGCTGGTGGAGCGCGGCATCGGCATGGAAACCATGGACACCGCCGCCGCCTGCCGCACCTACAACGTGCTGATCTCCGAAGGCCGCTCGGTGGTCGCTGCGCTGCTGCTGGCGGCGCCGGCCTGA
- the priB gene encoding primosomal replication protein N yields the protein MNRVVLSAVVVERGAMRYTPAGLPALDLRLAHESTVTEAGHPRKLGLELKAVVIGPLAQSIGRLELGSAHEFGGFLASQRNGRGVVLHITELL from the coding sequence ATGAACCGGGTGGTTCTCAGTGCAGTGGTGGTCGAGCGAGGAGCGATGCGCTACACGCCCGCCGGACTGCCGGCCCTCGACCTGCGCCTGGCGCACGAGTCGACGGTGACGGAAGCCGGTCATCCCCGCAAGCTGGGCCTCGAGCTCAAGGCGGTGGTGATAGGGCCCCTGGCGCAGAGCATCGGCCGGCTGGAACTGGGCAGTGCCCATGAGTTCGGCGGCTTCCTGGCTTCGCAGCGCAACGGCCGTGGTGTTGTCCTGCACATCACCGAGCTGCTCTAG
- a CDS encoding peroxiredoxin yields the protein MTPALNKPLPEFEALATGGVKYTPSAFAGQTVVLYFYPKDNTPGCTTEAMQFRDKHKDFLKAGAVLFGVSRDNMASHDKFKQSLELPFELIADTEEKMCHMFGVVKNKIMYGKKVKGIERSTFVIDPNGVLVHEWRGIKVAGHVDEVLKAVKALKA from the coding sequence ATGACGCCAGCCCTCAATAAACCTCTTCCGGAATTTGAAGCGCTCGCGACCGGTGGCGTGAAGTACACGCCTTCGGCATTTGCGGGGCAAACCGTCGTCCTGTATTTCTATCCTAAAGACAATACCCCGGGCTGCACCACCGAAGCGATGCAATTTCGCGACAAGCACAAGGACTTCCTGAAGGCCGGTGCGGTGCTGTTCGGTGTGTCGCGCGACAACATGGCCTCGCATGACAAGTTCAAGCAGAGCCTGGAACTGCCGTTCGAGCTGATTGCCGATACCGAAGAAAAGATGTGCCACATGTTCGGCGTCGTGAAGAACAAGATCATGTACGGCAAGAAGGTGAAGGGCATCGAGCGCAGCACCTTCGTCATCGATCCGAATGGCGTGCTGGTGCACGAGTGGCGCGGCATCAAGGTGGCGGGCCATGTCGATGAAGTGCTGAAGGCCGTCAAGGCGCTGAAAGCCTGA
- the rpsF gene encoding 30S ribosomal protein S6 produces the protein MRHYEIILLIHPDQSEQVNAMVERYKGVVTAAGGKIHRVEDWGRRQLAYMIQKLAKAHYICINIECSKEALEELETGFRFNDAVLRHLTVQKSKAETTPSVMMKMVEKEEARKSQQEATA, from the coding sequence ATGCGTCACTACGAAATCATTCTGCTGATCCATCCGGATCAAAGCGAGCAGGTCAACGCGATGGTCGAGCGCTACAAGGGCGTCGTGACCGCCGCCGGTGGCAAGATCCACCGTGTGGAAGACTGGGGCCGCCGCCAGCTGGCCTACATGATCCAGAAGCTCGCGAAAGCCCACTACATCTGCATCAACATCGAGTGCAGCAAGGAAGCGCTGGAAGAGCTGGAAACCGGCTTCCGCTTCAACGATGCCGTGCTGCGCCACCTGACGGTGCAGAAGAGCAAGGCCGAGACCACTCCGTCCGTGATGATGAAGATGGTCGAGAAGGAAGAAGCGCGCAAGTCGCAGCAAGAAGCCACCGCTTGA
- a CDS encoding PhoH family protein yields the protein MPLPKPPAKKATVLSLADLDAQAAPRPTRRSSKSEPASPAVLDLFDPSEKPASPPSVKPAAKAAAKQAAPAPAAPVAAQPRTAAKPAKRARSEGPPRLFVLDTNVLMHDPMSLFRFDEHDIYLPMVTLEELDSHKRGMSEVARNARQVSRELDGLVAGSTGAMPEGIPLSKTGHKDAGGCLFFQTQLLNVQLPEGLPQGKADNQILGVVQSLRQQHPTRDVVLVSKDINMRIKARALGLPAEDYYNDKTIDDVDLLYTGVLPLPPDFWDRHGKTMESWQQGGLTYYRISGPLVPSLMINQFVYLEAPGVVPLYAKVTEITGKTAVLRTLKDYSHQKNAVWGVVGRNREQNFALNLLMDPECDFVTLTGTAGTGKTLMTLAAGLSQVLDERRYSEIIVTRVTVPVGEDIGYLPGTEEEKMSPWMGALDDNLEVLARSDSSAGEWGRAATNELVRSKIKIKSLNFMRGRTFLSKYVIIDEAQNLTPKQMKTLITRAGPGTKIVCLGNLAQIDTPYLTEGSSGLTYAVDRFKGWPHSGHVTLARGERSRLADFASQVL from the coding sequence ATGCCACTGCCGAAACCGCCCGCCAAAAAAGCCACCGTACTCTCGCTTGCTGACCTGGATGCCCAGGCAGCGCCGCGGCCCACCCGGCGCTCTTCCAAGTCCGAACCGGCTTCGCCCGCGGTCCTGGATCTGTTCGATCCCAGCGAAAAACCGGCATCGCCCCCCAGTGTGAAACCGGCCGCCAAGGCCGCCGCCAAGCAGGCAGCACCCGCACCCGCAGCGCCGGTGGCAGCGCAGCCGCGCACCGCGGCCAAGCCCGCCAAGCGAGCACGCAGCGAAGGACCGCCGCGGCTCTTCGTGCTCGACACCAATGTGCTGATGCACGACCCGATGTCGCTGTTCCGCTTCGACGAGCACGACATCTACCTGCCGATGGTGACGCTGGAGGAACTGGACAGCCACAAGCGCGGCATGTCGGAAGTCGCGCGCAACGCCCGCCAGGTCAGCCGCGAGCTGGACGGCCTGGTGGCCGGCAGCACCGGCGCGATGCCCGAAGGCATCCCGCTGTCCAAGACCGGCCACAAGGATGCCGGCGGCTGCCTTTTCTTCCAGACCCAGCTGCTCAATGTGCAGCTGCCGGAGGGCCTGCCCCAAGGCAAGGCCGACAACCAGATCCTCGGGGTGGTGCAGTCGCTGCGGCAGCAGCACCCGACGCGCGACGTCGTGCTGGTGTCCAAGGACATCAACATGCGCATCAAGGCGCGTGCCCTGGGGCTGCCGGCCGAGGACTACTACAACGACAAGACGATCGACGATGTCGACCTGCTCTACACCGGCGTGCTGCCCCTGCCTCCCGACTTCTGGGACCGGCATGGCAAGACGATGGAGAGCTGGCAGCAAGGCGGCCTGACCTACTACCGCATCAGCGGCCCCCTGGTGCCTTCGCTGATGATCAATCAGTTCGTCTACCTGGAGGCGCCCGGTGTCGTGCCGCTATATGCCAAGGTCACCGAGATCACCGGCAAGACCGCGGTGCTGCGGACGCTGAAGGACTACAGCCACCAGAAGAACGCCGTCTGGGGTGTGGTTGGCCGCAACCGTGAACAGAATTTCGCGCTCAACCTCCTGATGGACCCGGAGTGCGACTTCGTCACGCTGACCGGTACCGCCGGCACCGGCAAGACGCTCATGACGCTGGCGGCCGGGCTCAGCCAGGTACTCGACGAGCGGCGCTACAGCGAGATCATCGTGACGCGCGTCACCGTGCCCGTGGGCGAGGACATCGGCTACCTGCCGGGCACCGAGGAAGAGAAGATGTCGCCCTGGATGGGCGCACTCGACGACAACCTCGAGGTGCTGGCCCGCTCCGACTCCAGCGCCGGCGAATGGGGTCGGGCCGCCACCAACGAGCTGGTGCGCTCGAAGATCAAAATCAAGAGCCTGAACTTCATGCGCGGGCGCACCTTCCTGAGCAAGTACGTCATCATCGACGAGGCGCAGAACCTCACGCCCAAGCAGATGAAGACCTTGATCACCCGGGCCGGCCCCGGCACCAAGATCGTCTGCCTGGGCAACCTGGCGCAGATCGACACGCCCTACCTCACCGAAGGCAGCTCCGGCCTCACCTACGCGGTGGACCGCTTCAAGGGCTGGCCGCACAGCGGCCACGTGACGCTGGCGCGGGGGGAGCGTTCGCGGCTGGCCGATTTCGCAAGCCAGGTGCTCTGA